In Lactococcus protaetiae, the genomic window CAAGTGAAGAAGAAGCTTATATTGGGGAAACTCGTGATACTTTTGTAGCTGGAACCTTTAATTCATTTGATGAAAATGAAGTGACAGAACTGCCAAATGTCCCCGATATGTGGGGAATGGAGTTTAGCTTCGATGGTCAGCGTTTCTCATTGTCACATGGAGTTGTAAGAGACTATAGCAAACGGTTGAACTTGAAAAATGGAGAATTGATTCGTGCGTTCATTTGGGAATTTGAAAACCTTAAATTGAAATTTGAGTTTAGAAGATTTGTTTCAAAAAATCGTCGTCATTTGTTGTTTAGCCATTTGCAACTTACGAATCTTTCAGAGCGTGCTGTCAATGTCAAAATGCGTTCGGGGATTAATGGACAGGTGTCCAATGAGGGAAGTCAGCATTTTACAGATGGTGAAAAAGGATTGATGGATGGTAAGTTCATCCAGATGATGCCTGTGACGACTCATTCTCGGATTCAATTTGTCCAAACGGTCGAACATAAATTTGATAGAATGGTATCAGAACGACCTGAAACTGGTCGACGTTCTTTCTTTATGAATTACAGCTTTGAGCTTGCTGCTGGTAGTGACGTTAGCATTGAGAAACGTGGATCAATCTACACATCAAATGATAATGATATTGAAAATCATGAATTGAGTTCAATTCGAGAAGTTGCAGTACAAGAGCTTCATGATATTGATGATTTGAGTTATGAGCAGCTTCTTTCAGAATCACAATGTGCTTGGGAAAAAATATGGGATAAACATCCGATTGAGATTGAATCTGAAAATTTCCGTGACCAACTCGCGATAAGATTTGCCAAATATCATTTGCACGCGATGGCACCGTGCCATGATGAACGGATGAATATTGGGGCTAAAGGCTTGTCTGGCGAGGGCTATAAAGGCCACGCTTTCTGGGATACTGAGGTCTTCATGTTGCCGTACTTTAATTTCACGCATCCTGATATTGCCAAAAAACTCGTGACTTATCGCTATCTTGGACTTGACGGAGCGCATAAAAAAGCGGCGAGTAATGGCTATGAGGGCGCGCAATATCCGTGGGAGGCAGCTAATCCTGCTGACGGTGAGGTGACACCAGTCTGGGGTGCGGCGGATATTGTCACAGGGCAAGCGACTAAAATCTGGTCGGGCTTCATTGAGCAGCATATCACATCTGATGTGGCATTTGGGGTCAAGCAGTATATTGATGTCACGGGTGATGATGAGTTTGAGGTGGAAAAAGGTTATGA contains:
- a CDS encoding glycoside hydrolase family 65 protein, whose amino-acid sequence is MHYDKENLWQIEQQGFDEQLLGKTEAVMALGNGYLGTRSSEEEAYIGETRDTFVAGTFNSFDENEVTELPNVPDMWGMEFSFDGQRFSLSHGVVRDYSKRLNLKNGELIRAFIWEFENLKLKFEFRRFVSKNRRHLLFSHLQLTNLSERAVNVKMRSGINGQVSNEGSQHFTDGEKGLMDGKFIQMMPVTTHSRIQFVQTVEHKFDRMVSERPETGRRSFFMNYSFELAAGSDVSIEKRGSIYTSNDNDIENHELSSIREVAVQELHDIDDLSYEQLLSESQCAWEKIWDKHPIEIESENFRDQLAIRFAKYHLHAMAPCHDERMNIGAKGLSGEGYKGHAFWDTEVFMLPYFNFTHPDIAKKLVTYRYLGLDGAHKKAASNGYEGAQYPWEAANPADGEVTPVWGAADIVTGQATKIWSGFIEQHITSDVAFGVKQYIDVTGDDEFEVEKGYEILIDTAKFWASRLEYNEATDQYEIRDVIGPDEYKEHVNNNSYTNYTAHWNVAYVLNLIAHLKSEEPEIYARLDAKFDLSVLTEKLSAKVDKIFLPKATADGIIPQDDSYLSKKILDLRKYKASDGVDSLFHEYNLEQVNQMQITKQADVLLLMLLFEDLFDREQKLKNFDYYEPKTTHDSSLSLSTHAILSADLGKLEQSYDFFNQAINIDMGEYMKSSDAGIHAASLGGIWQMIVFGYGGVRMVNSKLRIEPHLPKEWSHLEYGFDYQGEEISVSADRKQMTLTKPDDGHEIHFLNNNQVYTLKNQLTISI